From the genome of Pseudocalidococcus azoricus BACA0444, one region includes:
- the thiD gene encoding bifunctional hydroxymethylpyrimidine kinase/phosphomethylpyrimidine kinase, whose protein sequence is MQLPIASNSQTVPPVVLTVAGSDSGGGAGIQADLRTFASYRVHGTVVVTAVTAQNTLGVERVDALSPESVSAQFHALVSDLKIQALKTGVLVNAPLVETVAKHLKTLNLSNIVVDPVMVSRAGAVFVDSATIAALKSSLIPQALILTPNRYEAQILADLEITNLATMKTAAQKILELGCQSVLVKGGAMTGELRGLDVWASWQQLEILQTELIETPHTHGSGCTLAAAITANLAWGETPLTAIQKAKDFVTQALKHSYPIGAGQGPLGHFYVGFPSS, encoded by the coding sequence ATGCAGTTGCCCATCGCTTCCAATTCCCAAACTGTCCCGCCGGTGGTTTTGACGGTTGCGGGTTCCGATAGTGGCGGTGGGGCGGGGATCCAGGCCGATTTGCGGACCTTTGCCAGTTATCGAGTTCATGGGACTGTAGTGGTGACGGCCGTGACGGCCCAAAATACCCTCGGGGTGGAACGGGTGGATGCCCTGAGTCCAGAGTCTGTAAGTGCCCAATTCCATGCGTTGGTGAGTGATCTTAAAATTCAGGCACTCAAAACCGGTGTGCTTGTTAATGCCCCATTAGTCGAAACAGTTGCCAAGCATCTGAAAACTTTGAACCTCAGCAACATTGTTGTGGATCCGGTTATGGTCTCGCGGGCGGGGGCAGTTTTTGTTGATTCAGCCACAATTGCAGCCCTGAAATCCAGCTTAATTCCCCAGGCCTTGATCCTCACCCCCAACCGTTACGAAGCTCAAATTCTGGCTGATTTAGAAATTACCAACTTAGCAACGATGAAAACTGCCGCCCAAAAGATTCTGGAACTAGGGTGTCAATCTGTTTTGGTCAAAGGGGGGGCGATGACGGGCGAATTGCGGGGCCTGGATGTGTGGGCGAGTTGGCAACAGTTAGAAATTCTCCAAACTGAACTAATTGAAACTCCCCATACCCATGGCAGTGGATGTACCTTAGCCGCGGCAATTACCGCCAACTTGGCCTGGGGCGAGACACCACTAACGGCGATTCAAAAGGCCAAGGATTTTGTCACCCAAGCCCTCAAACACAGCTATCCAATTGGGGCGGGCCAGGGTCCGTTGGGACATTTTTATGTCGGATTCCCTAGTTCCTAG